One Fundidesulfovibrio terrae genomic window carries:
- a CDS encoding glutamine synthetase family protein — protein sequence MAVFKCKNADDVLKAVKDYNVSFVQFWFIDILGMLKSFQITPRELESAFDEGMGFDGSSITGFTKIHESDMVAFPDPTTFQLVAWRPSDRPVARLFCDVKNPDGTPFAADSRYVLKKMLKKAADLGYTYYVGPELEFFLFANSSEPRILDKGGYFDAPPLDLANDVRRDIIFALESMGIAVEYSHHEVAPSQHEIDLRYNEGLSMADTAITYRVVVKEVARKHGCYASFMPKPLFGENGSGMHVHQSLFKGSKNAFYDASSPNHLSTEAQAYIAGLLKHAPEFACVTNQWVNSYKRLVPGYEAPVYIAWAQRNRSALIRVPMYKPGKESATRIELRCPDPAANPYLAFAVMLGAGMKGIEDGYKLAKPVEDNIFHMDEKEMKKHGISSLPGSLYEAVVNLEKSALMKEILGDHLHAALVQYKHDEWDQYRMQITEYEIEKYLPVL from the coding sequence ATGGCGGTGTTCAAGTGCAAGAACGCTGACGACGTCTTGAAGGCGGTCAAGGACTACAACGTCTCCTTCGTCCAGTTCTGGTTCATCGACATCCTGGGCATGCTCAAAAGCTTCCAGATCACCCCTCGCGAGCTGGAGTCGGCCTTCGACGAGGGCATGGGCTTCGACGGCTCGTCCATCACCGGCTTCACCAAGATCCACGAGTCGGACATGGTGGCCTTCCCCGACCCCACCACCTTCCAGCTGGTGGCCTGGCGTCCCAGCGACCGTCCGGTGGCGCGCCTGTTCTGCGACGTGAAGAATCCCGACGGCACGCCCTTCGCCGCCGACTCGCGCTACGTGCTGAAAAAGATGCTCAAGAAGGCCGCCGACCTGGGCTACACCTATTACGTGGGGCCGGAGCTGGAGTTCTTCCTGTTCGCCAATTCCAGCGAGCCGCGCATCCTGGACAAGGGCGGCTACTTCGACGCCCCGCCCCTCGACCTGGCCAACGACGTGCGCCGCGACATCATCTTCGCGCTGGAGTCCATGGGCATCGCCGTGGAGTACTCCCACCACGAGGTGGCCCCCTCCCAGCACGAGATCGACCTGCGCTACAACGAGGGCCTGTCCATGGCCGACACGGCCATCACCTACCGGGTGGTGGTGAAGGAAGTGGCCCGCAAGCACGGCTGCTACGCCTCCTTCATGCCCAAGCCCCTGTTCGGCGAGAACGGATCGGGCATGCACGTGCACCAGTCGCTGTTCAAGGGCTCCAAGAACGCCTTCTACGACGCCTCCTCGCCCAACCATCTCTCCACCGAGGCCCAGGCCTACATCGCGGGGCTCCTTAAGCACGCGCCCGAGTTCGCCTGCGTCACCAACCAGTGGGTCAACTCCTACAAGCGCCTGGTGCCTGGCTACGAGGCCCCGGTGTACATCGCCTGGGCCCAGCGCAACCGCTCGGCCTTGATCCGCGTGCCCATGTACAAGCCCGGCAAGGAGTCGGCCACGCGCATCGAGCTGCGCTGCCCCGACCCGGCCGCCAACCCCTACCTGGCCTTCGCGGTGATGCTGGGCGCGGGCATGAAGGGCATCGAGGACGGCTACAAGCTGGCCAAGCCCGTGGAGGACAACATCTTCCACATGGACGAGAAGGAGATGAAGAAGCATGGCATTTCCTCGCTGCCGGGCTCGCTCTACGAGGCCGTGGTCAACCTGGAGAAGTCGGCGCTCATGAAGGAGATCCTGGGGGATCACCTGCACGCCGCCCTGGTGCAGTACAAGCACGACGAGTGGGACCAGTACCGCATGCAGATCACCGAATACGAGATCGAGAAATACCTGCCCGTCCTGTAG
- a CDS encoding radical SAM protein produces the protein MANAPARVFRNRARRAPKDRHMLPGYVSLHARGQLAARARQALELLNPCRLCPRRCGVDRTSGETGFCGVGRYARVASFGPHFGEEDCLVGEGGSGTIFFSGCNLGCVFCQNEDISRHPESGGEVSPAELAAIMLDLQGRGCANINFVTPSHVAAQILEALPLAVEGGLTLPLVYNTGGYDNLKTLALLDGVVDVYMPDVKFWDPAVAARLCAAADYPEVARAAVQAMHSQAGDLEIGPDGLARRGLLVRHLVLPQDLAGTARWMTWLASEVSPGTYVNLMDQYRPCADAGKHPGLGRALTAEEFRRARRQAQGAGITRLDERKAGYLKMILARMLAGDPEEGGPAGD, from the coding sequence GTGGCGAACGCTCCCGCCCGGGTGTTCCGCAACCGGGCGCGCCGCGCGCCCAAGGACCGGCACATGCTCCCAGGATACGTCTCGCTCCATGCCCGGGGCCAACTCGCGGCCCGGGCCCGGCAGGCCCTCGAACTCCTGAACCCCTGCCGCCTCTGCCCCAGGCGCTGCGGCGTGGACAGAACCTCGGGCGAGACGGGCTTCTGCGGCGTGGGCCGGTACGCCCGCGTGGCGAGCTTCGGGCCGCACTTCGGCGAGGAGGACTGCCTGGTGGGGGAGGGCGGCTCCGGCACGATATTCTTCTCCGGGTGCAATCTGGGCTGCGTGTTCTGCCAGAACGAGGACATCAGCCGCCATCCGGAATCGGGGGGCGAGGTTTCTCCCGCCGAGCTGGCCGCGATCATGCTCGACCTGCAAGGCCGGGGCTGCGCGAACATCAACTTCGTCACCCCCAGCCACGTGGCCGCCCAGATCCTCGAAGCCCTGCCCCTGGCCGTGGAGGGCGGCCTCACGCTCCCCCTGGTCTACAACACCGGCGGCTATGACAACCTCAAGACCCTGGCCCTGCTGGACGGTGTGGTGGACGTGTACATGCCCGACGTGAAGTTCTGGGACCCGGCCGTGGCCGCGCGCCTGTGCGCCGCGGCGGACTACCCCGAGGTGGCCCGCGCTGCGGTTCAGGCCATGCACTCCCAGGCGGGGGACCTCGAGATCGGCCCGGACGGCCTGGCCCGGCGGGGGCTCCTGGTGCGCCACCTGGTGCTGCCGCAGGACCTGGCCGGCACCGCGCGCTGGATGACCTGGCTCGCCTCCGAGGTCTCGCCCGGCACCTACGTGAACCTCATGGACCAGTACCGCCCCTGCGCCGACGCCGGGAAGCACCCGGGCCTGGGCAGGGCGCTCACGGCCGAGGAGTTCCGCCGCGCCCGCAGGCAGGCGCAGGGCGCGGGCATCACCCGCCTGGACGAGCGCAAGGCCGGGTATCTGAAGATGATCCTTGCGCGCATGCTGGCCGGAGACCCCGAGGAGGGTGGCCCCGCAGGGGATTGA
- the purB gene encoding adenylosuccinate lyase, whose protein sequence is MIERYTRPEMGRLWSLENRFRVWLEVELAVCEGWHAMGRIPAKDMEAIRAKADVNVDRILEIEERTRHDVIAFLTNVEELVGPSARFIHLGCTSSDIVDTANGVLLKRAGVKILEGLDRLLGVLRDMALANRGRLCMGRTHGIHAEPTSFGLKMAVFYAEFTRHRERVARAVDNVAVGKISGAVGTYAYLSPELEERACAILGLTPDPVSTQIVQRDRHAEFFTALGLLGGGIERICVELRHLQRTEVLEVEEGFGKGQKGSSAMPHKKNPISAENLAGLSRLLRTNSLAAMENMALWHERDISHSSVERVIMPDSTILADYMLHRLSNLLAGLRIIPENMERNLWGSYGLFFSQAVLLALIDEAGMDRQAAYEAVQAVAMRCWTEKKLFPDEVRHDTAIASALSESRLNDLFNPANFLKEEPAIYKRVFGA, encoded by the coding sequence ATGATAGAACGCTACACCCGCCCGGAAATGGGCAGGCTCTGGAGCCTTGAAAACAGGTTCCGGGTCTGGCTGGAAGTGGAACTGGCAGTCTGCGAAGGCTGGCACGCCATGGGCCGCATCCCGGCCAAGGACATGGAAGCCATTCGCGCCAAGGCCGACGTCAACGTGGACCGCATCCTCGAGATCGAGGAGCGCACCCGCCATGACGTCATCGCCTTCCTCACCAACGTGGAGGAGCTCGTGGGGCCGTCCGCACGGTTCATCCACCTGGGCTGCACCAGCTCCGACATCGTGGACACGGCCAACGGCGTGCTCCTCAAGCGCGCGGGCGTGAAGATCCTCGAGGGCCTGGACCGCCTGCTCGGCGTGCTGAGGGACATGGCCCTGGCCAACCGGGGCCGCCTGTGCATGGGCCGCACCCACGGCATCCATGCCGAGCCCACCAGCTTCGGGCTCAAGATGGCGGTGTTCTACGCCGAGTTCACGCGCCACCGCGAGCGCGTGGCCCGGGCCGTGGACAACGTAGCCGTGGGCAAGATCTCCGGGGCCGTGGGCACCTACGCCTATCTTTCCCCCGAACTCGAGGAGCGCGCCTGCGCCATCCTGGGCCTGACCCCGGACCCGGTCTCCACCCAGATCGTGCAGCGCGACCGCCACGCCGAATTCTTCACCGCGCTTGGGCTTCTGGGCGGCGGCATCGAGCGCATCTGCGTGGAGCTTCGGCACCTGCAGCGCACCGAGGTGCTCGAGGTGGAGGAGGGCTTCGGCAAGGGCCAGAAGGGCTCCTCGGCCATGCCCCACAAGAAGAACCCCATTTCCGCCGAGAACCTGGCCGGGCTCTCCCGGCTTCTGCGCACCAACTCCCTGGCCGCCATGGAGAACATGGCCCTGTGGCACGAGCGCGACATCTCCCACTCCTCCGTGGAGCGGGTGATCATGCCCGACTCCACCATCCTGGCCGACTATATGCTGCACAGGCTCTCCAACCTTCTCGCGGGGCTTCGCATCATCCCCGAGAACATGGAGCGCAACCTTTGGGGCTCCTACGGCCTGTTTTTCTCCCAGGCGGTGCTCCTGGCCCTCATCGACGAGGCCGGAATGGACCGCCAGGCGGCCTACGAGGCCGTTCAGGCCGTGGCCATGCGCTGCTGGACGGAAAAAAAGCTCTTTCCGGATGAAGTGCGCCATGATACGGCCATCGCCAGCGCGCTTAGCGAAAGCAGGCTGAACGATCTGTTCAATCCGGCCAACTTCCTCAAGGAGGAACCGGCCATCTACAAAAGGGTGTTCGGCGCGTGA
- a CDS encoding FmdB family zinc ribbon protein — MPIYEYRCQECQQTFEEWQKDFADRQVPCPVCGGKAERLISSSSFVLKGGGWYSDLYSKPAGSNADTCAPASSTSTKTETKACAASCPSGGCSN, encoded by the coding sequence ATGCCCATCTACGAATACCGCTGCCAGGAATGTCAGCAGACTTTCGAGGAGTGGCAGAAGGACTTCGCCGACCGTCAAGTCCCCTGCCCTGTGTGCGGGGGTAAGGCCGAGCGTCTTATTTCCAGCTCGTCTTTCGTTCTGAAGGGCGGCGGCTGGTATTCCGATCTGTACTCCAAGCCCGCCGGATCGAATGCGGACACCTGCGCCCCGGCCTCGTCCACGTCCACAAAGACCGAGACCAAGGCGTGCGCTGCTTCCTGCCCTTCGGGCGGGTGCTCCAACTGA
- the pyrE gene encoding orotate phosphoribosyltransferase — translation MKQRLAKIILEKSYREGEFVLTSGRKSDYYFDCKPTALHPEGSYLIGSLFCDMLSGFDVQGVGGMTLGADPLVSAVTVMSFIGKRPLPGFIVRKQSKGHGTNQFLEGLANFKPGDKVAMLEDVVTTGGTLLKACERVRDAGLTIVAVLAVLDRQEGGRENLAAAGYELTSIFTRADLVAAKGQ, via the coding sequence GTGAAACAGCGGCTCGCCAAGATCATACTCGAAAAGTCCTACCGCGAGGGCGAATTCGTCCTCACTTCCGGTCGCAAGAGCGACTACTACTTCGACTGCAAGCCCACGGCGTTGCATCCCGAAGGCTCCTATCTCATCGGCAGCCTTTTCTGCGACATGCTTTCGGGTTTCGACGTGCAGGGCGTGGGCGGCATGACCCTGGGGGCCGATCCCCTGGTCAGCGCCGTCACGGTCATGTCCTTCATCGGCAAGCGCCCCCTGCCGGGCTTCATCGTGCGCAAGCAGTCCAAGGGCCACGGCACCAACCAGTTTCTCGAAGGACTGGCCAACTTCAAGCCCGGCGACAAGGTTGCCATGCTCGAAGACGTGGTCACCACCGGCGGCACCCTGCTCAAGGCTTGCGAGCGCGTGCGCGACGCGGGCCTTACGATAGTGGCCGTGCTGGCCGTGCTCGACAGGCAGGAGGGCGGAAGGGAGAACCTGGCGGCCGCCGGGTACGAACTGACGTCCATTTTCACCAGGGCGGATCTCGTCGCCGCCAAAGGGCAGTAG
- a CDS encoding glycosyltransferase family 39 protein produces MFLWLILAAAAALRLWRLETPSLWFDEVLVAMVAKLPCASIVARSLAEDFHPPAFYLLAKAAMVMGTSDAALRLPLVAFGLAGVWYAWRAGREMLSEGGGLMLAALTAVQPWHLLLSRQLRPYSIVFFFSLAAFFHLWRAIRDNRTRDYLLAGLCLWPPMLLHFSGLLAMGGAGLVVLCAVAWRRARLAGATVFCLVCAVAGAGVFPFLAALFGRESGIAGVSGYPDVLLGMADRLSALVFREQYPTLRAAIACMSIVGLASLIRSHRLLGLVSLGWVLFPLAALVAVRYSTYFNPWHLTFLLPPFLLWQAQAVRAAVGERALPWLAVSLALLGCWWYPGVAGEQYYSPKSYSGDYKQCASRLLAAHSPRTVYIYPESGIAGPLNWYLDEFSEANPLRAQRVEPDMAEVQAVTPCEHGAAEITIPRTPIVPMQSLPFRSRIMPTPVNFLAQVNRLDHLACQPVLEDVVIATEAGRTGFAEFLFENREARPQRITVHFGFSNRLPGNRFAVLCRFDDEPWAASFESLGPDPRGHDKIELSRERPYRVLTVRFELLRDGRSVTFTGVDLEAVRLLDFKVEADPEKN; encoded by the coding sequence TTGTTTTTGTGGCTCATCCTGGCCGCGGCCGCGGCGCTCCGCCTGTGGCGGCTGGAGACGCCGTCGCTGTGGTTCGACGAGGTGCTGGTGGCCATGGTGGCCAAACTGCCCTGCGCGTCCATCGTGGCGCGCTCCCTGGCCGAGGATTTCCACCCCCCCGCGTTCTACCTGCTGGCCAAGGCGGCCATGGTCATGGGCACGTCGGACGCGGCGCTGCGCCTGCCCCTGGTGGCCTTCGGGCTGGCGGGGGTGTGGTACGCCTGGAGGGCGGGGCGGGAGATGCTCTCCGAGGGCGGCGGGCTCATGCTCGCGGCGCTGACCGCGGTCCAGCCCTGGCACCTGCTGCTCTCCCGGCAGCTTCGGCCCTACAGCATCGTCTTCTTCTTCAGCCTGGCGGCGTTTTTCCACCTCTGGCGGGCCATCCGGGACAACCGGACCAGGGATTACCTTTTGGCCGGGTTGTGTCTCTGGCCTCCGATGCTGCTCCACTTCTCAGGGCTCCTGGCCATGGGGGGCGCGGGGCTGGTCGTGCTGTGCGCCGTGGCCTGGAGGCGGGCCAGGCTGGCTGGCGCTACAGTGTTCTGCCTGGTGTGCGCCGTGGCCGGGGCGGGCGTCTTTCCGTTTCTGGCGGCGCTGTTCGGACGCGAGTCAGGCATTGCGGGTGTGTCCGGATACCCCGACGTGCTGCTGGGCATGGCGGACCGACTGAGCGCCCTGGTATTCCGCGAGCAGTACCCGACATTGCGCGCCGCCATCGCCTGCATGTCGATCGTGGGCCTGGCCAGCCTTATCCGGAGCCACCGGCTGCTGGGGCTCGTTTCGCTGGGCTGGGTGCTGTTCCCGCTCGCGGCCCTGGTGGCCGTCCGCTACAGCACCTATTTCAATCCCTGGCACCTGACCTTTCTTCTGCCGCCGTTCTTGCTGTGGCAGGCCCAGGCCGTCCGCGCGGCCGTGGGCGAGCGGGCCCTGCCCTGGCTGGCCGTTTCGCTCGCCCTGCTGGGCTGCTGGTGGTATCCGGGCGTGGCGGGCGAGCAATACTACAGCCCCAAGAGTTACAGCGGCGATTACAAACAGTGCGCCTCCCGGCTGCTGGCCGCCCATTCCCCGCGCACGGTCTACATCTATCCGGAAAGCGGCATCGCCGGCCCCCTCAACTGGTATCTGGACGAGTTTTCCGAGGCCAACCCCTTGCGGGCGCAGCGGGTCGAGCCGGACATGGCCGAGGTGCAGGCCGTCACCCCGTGCGAACACGGGGCCGCCGAAATCACCATCCCGAGGACGCCGATTGTCCCGATGCAGTCCCTGCCCTTCCGGTCTCGGATCATGCCGACCCCGGTGAACTTCCTGGCCCAGGTGAACCGCCTGGACCACCTGGCCTGCCAGCCCGTGCTGGAGGACGTGGTCATCGCCACCGAAGCAGGCCGCACGGGCTTCGCCGAGTTTCTCTTCGAGAACCGTGAGGCCCGGCCCCAGCGGATCACGGTGCATTTCGGCTTCTCCAACCGGCTGCCGGGGAACCGCTTCGCCGTGCTCTGCCGCTTCGACGACGAGCCGTGGGCCGCGTCCTTCGAGAGCCTCGGGCCGGACCCGCGCGGGCACGACAAGATCGAGCTGTCTCGGGAGCGCCCCTACCGGGTGCTCACGGTGCGCTTCGAGCTTTTGCGCGACGGGCGCTCCGTGACCTTTACCGGCGTGGACCTGGAGGCCGTGCGCCTGCTCGATTTCAAGGTGGAAGCCGACCCGGAAAAAAACTGA
- a CDS encoding tetratricopeptide repeat protein, whose product MLRLVALFSCLLPLLPVASLLHAADVTPGDLFAEGYRHLTGQGTPRDATWAAKLFLEAAQAGEPQAQYQLGVMHMDGLGVPKDLVWGYFWLTRACESPALPEEVARQGRGRIEALKRELTPDQKRRLGLAGDAAAKE is encoded by the coding sequence ATGCTGCGCCTTGTCGCGCTTTTTTCCTGCCTGCTGCCCCTGCTGCCTGTGGCCTCACTCCTCCATGCGGCGGACGTGACGCCCGGCGACCTCTTCGCCGAGGGCTACCGCCATCTGACCGGACAGGGCACGCCCCGCGACGCCACCTGGGCCGCGAAGCTCTTCCTGGAGGCCGCCCAGGCGGGCGAACCCCAGGCGCAGTACCAGCTCGGAGTGATGCACATGGACGGGCTCGGCGTGCCCAAGGATTTGGTGTGGGGCTACTTCTGGCTGACGCGCGCATGCGAGAGCCCGGCGCTCCCGGAGGAGGTCGCGCGGCAGGGCCGGGGGAGGATTGAAGCGCTCAAGCGCGAGCTGACGCCCGACCAGAAGAGACGCCTGGGACTGGCCGGAGACGCGGCCGCGAAAGAGTGA
- a CDS encoding glycosyltransferase family 39 protein has product MSNSRVRIVLLAAILVAAAIIRLAWLESTPLWWDEFVTLGRAKLAFADLWRSLSFQGPSDASLDSSPPLLHLILHPVLALGAASETWVKLPSVLAGILTVLVLYPLGTRLYGGRSGLFASALLSLSLYHLQYSREARPYSLYLLLAATSLWLLVRALESNRPRHWALYAASLAGALYASYLGGANLLAQGLFLAGLAAGRALPAGRLVPAALALGAAALAYLPWLPGHLFHMELIYAPSSGMGLTWEFLTRALLEFTTQSVLLLACAGLGVFTGLWRNPRGTALVLCWLLLPVATALALRTGISVNPRYLINFVPGLALLAGAGLDGLVKGLSLGLPSRAAALLGLFAAVGLSWPSLTALPDYYRRDAHSMRDDLLDAARAAANADTVAFPRNRHLKVFTRWYLPGVFDDLSQSGDLRYRRVLLLCGPDFIPPGYGRPERFGDLAGFRLGLLNVSPLAGAGAYRADFSTLSFYREAALWENAGPDLFQKSLSLYDPERPGRAVWRFKAPQGGFTGDVALRCRLRLTRGLASKPSDASVAIAAGSSPETLTALKSVAQADFTGEELDVPLTIPRPSGPELAVGLLLDPGTVHGALEPVSLEVDFPGASPASSPVPAVTPDTLRRRADLAEWTPGLTLAGRAPLVAFKPGDSALVDFRASHPGLAPVAELPGPGGLTVFDPALADAFFNAPGAPGSKVLTEPVQAGGLLVKGPMAGQTVTLGGAAVQLPLVAPEGSTLALAPGGQGRIWAALDFAPAADAAGNPPGVFGGTFARFNTALVPGQPCLTCAGENACFAVYALASRAPVRAVRVAFTPEVYGEPGIENSVRLSVSTDGNAYRSAESLTVKNSELWEGKHRRIAWIRLERPSERVYLRFELSSDKARLWSGPEHPLRIDAWLEPAARMPRVLAAQPFTPGCDGRPVRLYVSPSPLPDLDRLLAPH; this is encoded by the coding sequence ATGAGCAATTCCCGCGTCCGCATCGTCCTGCTGGCGGCCATCCTCGTCGCGGCGGCGATCATCCGCCTGGCCTGGCTCGAATCCACCCCCCTGTGGTGGGACGAGTTCGTCACCCTGGGCCGGGCCAAGCTCGCTTTCGCGGACCTCTGGCGCAGCCTCAGCTTCCAAGGGCCGTCGGACGCCTCGCTCGATTCCTCGCCGCCGCTTCTGCACCTGATCCTGCACCCCGTGCTGGCCCTGGGCGCAGCGTCGGAGACCTGGGTGAAGCTGCCGAGCGTGCTGGCCGGGATTCTCACGGTCCTCGTGCTCTACCCGCTGGGCACCCGCCTCTACGGCGGACGCTCCGGGCTCTTCGCCTCGGCCCTGCTGTCCCTCTCGCTCTACCACCTGCAGTACAGCCGCGAGGCCCGGCCCTATTCGCTCTACCTGTTGCTGGCGGCGACGTCCCTGTGGCTCCTTGTCCGCGCCCTGGAATCCAACCGGCCGCGCCACTGGGCGCTCTACGCCGCGAGCCTGGCCGGGGCGCTCTACGCCTCCTACCTGGGAGGGGCGAACCTCCTGGCCCAGGGACTCTTCCTGGCCGGGCTCGCCGCCGGGCGCGCCCTGCCCGCCGGCCGTCTCGTTCCGGCGGCCCTGGCCCTGGGCGCGGCGGCCCTGGCCTACCTGCCCTGGCTGCCCGGGCACCTCTTCCACATGGAACTCATCTACGCGCCCAGCTCCGGCATGGGCCTGACCTGGGAGTTCCTCACGCGCGCCCTGCTGGAGTTCACCACCCAGAGCGTCCTGCTGCTGGCCTGCGCCGGGCTCGGCGTCTTCACCGGGCTGTGGCGCAACCCGCGCGGCACGGCGCTCGTCCTGTGCTGGCTCCTGCTGCCCGTGGCCACGGCCCTGGCGCTGCGCACGGGCATCAGTGTGAACCCGCGCTACCTGATCAACTTCGTGCCCGGCCTGGCCCTCTTGGCCGGGGCGGGACTGGACGGGCTGGTGAAGGGCCTGTCGCTGGGGCTTCCCAGCCGGGCCGCGGCGCTCCTGGGGCTTTTCGCCGCCGTGGGCCTCTCCTGGCCGAGCCTGACCGCCCTGCCCGACTATTACCGGCGTGACGCCCACTCAATGCGCGACGACCTCCTGGACGCGGCCCGGGCCGCCGCCAACGCCGACACCGTGGCCTTCCCCCGCAACCGCCACCTGAAGGTGTTCACCCGCTGGTACCTGCCCGGCGTGTTCGACGATTTGAGCCAGAGCGGCGACCTGCGCTACCGCCGCGTGCTCCTCTTGTGCGGGCCGGACTTCATCCCGCCGGGATACGGTCGGCCAGAGCGCTTCGGCGACCTCGCAGGATTCCGCCTGGGACTTCTGAACGTGAGCCCCCTGGCCGGCGCCGGCGCCTACCGGGCGGATTTCTCGACCTTGAGCTTCTACCGCGAGGCTGCCCTCTGGGAGAACGCCGGGCCGGACCTGTTCCAGAAAAGTTTGAGCCTCTACGACCCCGAGCGTCCCGGCCGGGCCGTCTGGCGCTTCAAGGCCCCCCAGGGCGGCTTTACGGGGGACGTGGCCTTGCGCTGCCGTCTGCGCCTGACGCGCGGCCTGGCCTCGAAACCGTCGGACGCCTCGGTCGCAATCGCCGCCGGGAGCTCGCCCGAGACCCTGACCGCCCTGAAGAGCGTCGCCCAGGCGGACTTCACCGGCGAGGAGCTGGACGTCCCGCTCACCATCCCCCGCCCCTCCGGCCCCGAGTTGGCCGTGGGCCTGCTCCTCGATCCCGGGACCGTCCACGGGGCGCTGGAGCCCGTCTCCCTGGAGGTCGATTTCCCCGGCGCGTCCCCGGCCTCATCCCCCGTTCCGGCCGTCACGCCGGACACCCTGCGCCGCAGGGCTGATCTGGCGGAGTGGACGCCCGGCCTGACCCTGGCCGGGCGCGCCCCCCTGGTGGCCTTCAAGCCGGGCGACTCGGCCCTGGTTGATTTCCGCGCCAGCCACCCTGGGCTCGCCCCCGTGGCCGAGCTGCCCGGCCCTGGCGGCCTGACGGTCTTCGACCCGGCCCTGGCCGACGCCTTCTTCAACGCGCCCGGCGCCCCGGGCTCCAAGGTTCTCACCGAGCCGGTCCAGGCTGGCGGCCTCCTGGTCAAGGGGCCCATGGCCGGGCAGACAGTGACTCTGGGCGGAGCCGCCGTGCAGCTGCCCCTCGTGGCCCCGGAGGGCTCCACACTGGCCCTGGCTCCCGGCGGACAGGGCAGGATTTGGGCCGCGCTCGATTTCGCCCCGGCCGCGGATGCGGCCGGTAACCCGCCGGGCGTTTTCGGGGGAACCTTCGCCCGGTTCAACACCGCCCTGGTCCCGGGCCAGCCCTGCCTGACCTGCGCGGGCGAGAACGCCTGTTTCGCGGTCTACGCCCTGGCCTCCCGCGCCCCGGTGCGCGCCGTGCGCGTGGCCTTCACCCCGGAGGTCTACGGCGAGCCGGGCATTGAGAACTCCGTGCGCCTGTCCGTTTCCACCGACGGCAACGCCTACCGGAGCGCGGAATCGCTCACCGTGAAGAACAGCGAGCTTTGGGAGGGCAAGCACCGCCGCATCGCCTGGATCAGGCTCGAGCGGCCTTCGGAGCGCGTCTACCTGCGCTTCGAACTCTCCAGCGACAAGGCCCGGCTCTGGTCCGGACCCGAACATCCCCTGCGCATCGACGCGTGGCTGGAGCCAGCCGCGCGGATGCCCCGAGTTCTCGCCGCACAGCCTTTCACGCCGGGATGCGACGGCCGGCCCGTGCGCCTCTACGTCTCGCCCTCCCCCCTGCCGGACCTGGACCGCCTCCTGGCCCCTCACTAG
- a CDS encoding aminotransferase class V-fold PLP-dependent enzyme — MIANQRQIFGVPANVVYFNCAYTSPLPEPVLEAGRKALELKRSPWLMTTDVFFTGLEAARQAFASLLGCDADGVAVTPAVSYAMAVAAKNLPLAQDKCVLILDEQFPSNVYSWLKTAPGRVRAVPRPAEGTWSDHVLSFITEEIGLVALPHCHWIDGTVFDLAAIRAACDRVGAHLVVDATQSLGAMPFDLAAIRPDVLAVSGHKWLLGPYGVGFCYVDERWRGGEPLEENWLNREGSEDFSRLTEYRDTYRPGARRYDVGEASNFILMPMAEAALTLVSSWGVENIAAALSRVTGRLALTGEAFGLTPTQASERAPHMIGLKLKHGPAKPVAAAMARENVFVSARAGTLRIAPHLFADDADMTRFSDVLARSLST; from the coding sequence ATGATCGCCAACCAGCGCCAGATTTTCGGCGTTCCCGCAAACGTCGTCTATTTCAACTGCGCCTACACCTCCCCCCTGCCCGAGCCCGTTCTCGAAGCCGGACGCAAGGCTCTGGAACTCAAGCGCTCTCCATGGCTCATGACCACGGATGTCTTCTTCACCGGCCTGGAGGCCGCCCGGCAGGCGTTCGCCTCCCTTTTGGGCTGCGACGCGGACGGCGTGGCCGTCACCCCCGCCGTGTCCTACGCCATGGCCGTGGCCGCCAAGAACCTCCCCCTGGCCCAGGACAAGTGCGTGCTCATCCTGGACGAGCAGTTCCCGTCCAACGTCTATTCCTGGCTGAAGACGGCCCCGGGACGGGTGCGCGCCGTGCCCCGCCCGGCCGAGGGCACCTGGTCCGACCATGTGCTGTCCTTCATCACCGAGGAGATCGGGCTGGTGGCCCTGCCGCACTGCCACTGGATCGACGGCACGGTGTTCGACCTGGCCGCCATCCGCGCCGCCTGCGACCGGGTGGGCGCGCATCTGGTGGTGGACGCCACCCAGTCGCTGGGGGCCATGCCCTTCGATCTGGCCGCCATCCGCCCGGACGTGCTGGCCGTGTCCGGCCACAAGTGGCTGCTCGGGCCCTACGGGGTGGGGTTCTGCTACGTGGACGAGCGTTGGCGCGGGGGCGAGCCCCTGGAGGAGAACTGGCTCAACCGCGAGGGCAGCGAGGATTTCTCGCGCCTGACCGAATACCGCGACACCTACCGGCCCGGAGCCAGGCGCTACGACGTGGGCGAGGCCAGCAACTTCATCCTCATGCCCATGGCCGAGGCGGCTCTTACGCTGGTGTCGTCCTGGGGAGTGGAGAACATCGCGGCCGCGCTTTCGCGGGTGACCGGCAGGCTGGCCCTGACCGGCGAGGCGTTCGGGCTGACCCCGACGCAGGCCTCGGAGCGCGCCCCGCACATGATCGGGCTGAAGCTCAAGCACGGCCCGGCCAAGCCCGTGGCGGCGGCCATGGCCCGGGAGAACGTGTTCGTGAGCGCCAGGGCGGGGACGCTTCGCATCGCGCCGCACCTGTTCGCGGACGACGCGGACATGACGCGGTTCTCCGACGTGCTGGCGCGGAGCCTGTCGACGTAA